GCAAGGGTCCGCCGGAGCCGAACCCGGCAGCCTCAGTCCCGGTTGATCGCGACGGCGGTCTCGACGCCCGAGGCGGCCTGCAGCGCGCCGAGCACTTCGCTGCTGACCGCGCCGCCGGTGGCCACCACCATCAACGCCGACGCACCGTCGGGCGAGCGGCCGACGTGCATGTCGGAGATGTTCACCCCCGCGTCGCCGAGGATCGTGCCGACCGTCCCGATCACGCCGGGCTGGTCGTCGTTGCGGACCACGATCATGTGCTTGGCGGGCGGGAGGTCGAGGGCGTGGTCGTCGAGCAGCACGATGCGGGGCTCGCCCTTCATGCCGGTCAGCGTGCCGGCCACCGAGTGACCGCCGCCGCGCAACGTGACGAGGTTGACGTAGTCGCGGGCGGTGGTGGTGGAGATGTCGCGCACTTCGGTGCCGCGCTCCTCGGCGAGCTGCGGCGCGTTGACGTACGACACCGGCTCGTCGCTCACTGCGCCGAGCAGGCCCTTGAGCGCGGCGAGCGTGAGGATCCGGGTGTCGTAGTCGGCGAGCTGGCCCTGGTACTCGATCTCGAGCATCGGCGGCACCCCGGCCAGGCCGCTGAACATCTGGCCGAGCAGCTCCGCCAGACCGAGGTAGGGGCGCACCGTCTCGGAGGCCTCGGCGGCGGCGATGTTCACCGCGAACGGCACGAACTCGCCGGCGAGCGCGAGCTGCACCATGTCGGCGATGGTGTCCCCGGCCTTGTCCTGGGCTTCCACGGTGCTGGCGCCGAGGTGCGGCGTGACCACCACTTCGGGCAGGCCGAACAGCGGCGACTCGGTGGTGGGTTCCTCGACGAACACGTCGAGCGCAGCGCCGCCGATGTGACCCGACTTGATGGCTTCGGCCAACGCCGCCTCGTCGACGATGCCGCCACGGGCCACGTTGATCACCCGCAGGCCCTGCTTGGCCTTGGCCAGCAACTCCTTGCCGATCAGCCCGAGGGTCTCGGGGGTCTTGGCCACGTGCAAGGTGAGGAAGTCGGCAGTGGTCACCAGCGTGTCGAGATCGACGAGGTCGATGTTGAGCTGGCGGGCACGCTCCTCGGACACATACGGGTCATACGCGATCAGGTTCATGCCGAAGGCCATCGCCCGCTGGGCGACCAGCCGGCCGATCCGGCCGAGGCCCACCACGCCGAGGGTCTTGTCGGCGAGCTCCACGCCGTTCCACTTCGAGCGCTCCCACCGCCCCTCGACGAGGGCAGCGTGGGCTTGGGGGATGTTGCGGGCCTGGGCCAACAGCAACGCGATCGTGTGCTCGGCAGCCGACAAGATGTTGGACTGCGGCGCGTTCACCACCATCACGCCCTGCTTGGTGGCCGCTTCGACGTCGACGTTGTCGAGCCCGATGCCCGCACGGCCGACCACCACCAGGTCGCGGCCCGCGGCGAGCGCGTCGGCCGTGACCTTCGTGGCCGACCGGATGATCAGCGCGTGTGCACCTGGCAGCACCTCGAGCAGCTCTTCGGGCGACAGGCCCGTCTGCACGTCGACCTCGTGACCGGCGTCCCGGAGACGCTGGAGTCCGTTGTCGGCGATCTTTTCGGTGACGAGAACACGAGCCATGAGCCAATCCTCGCGGCTCGGTCGCGTCGGTCGCCAGATGACCCGAGTGTCAGTTGTCGCACCGGCCCGCGGTTCAGATCGCCGGTGCGCCGGCGACGGGGCAGGGTCGCACTTCAGACGAGGCCGACGGCCTCGGGTGGTGATTCGATCGGATCGGCCGGCTCGAAGCCGAAGACCCTGCCGTAGAACCACAGCTCGGTCTCGAGCGCCCGGATGATGTTGGGTGCTTGGCGGAAGCCGTGCTGCTCGCCCTCGAACGCGAGGTACACGTGGGGCACTCCCCGCGCGGCGAGCGCGGCCACGATCATCTCCGACTGGGCGGGCGGGACGACTTGGTCATCGAGGCCCTGGAACACGGCCATCGGGCGGGTGAAACCGTCGGTGTGGTGGATCGGCGACCGCTCCTCGTACGTGGCTCGCGCCTCGGGCCACGGCCCCACGAGCGTGTCGAGGTAGCGCGATTCGAACTTGTGCGTGTCGGCGGCGAGCGCACTCATGTCGGCCACGCCGTAGTGGCTGGCGCCGGCGGTGAACACGTCGTGGAACGCGTGCGCGGCGAGGGTCGTGTAGCCACCCGCGCTGCCGCCCCGGATCGCGAGGTGGTCGGGATCGACCTCGCCGGCGTCGACGAGGTGGCGGGCGACCGCCACGCAGTCCTCCACGTCGATGACGCCCCACTGGCCGTTCAGCGACCGCCGATACGCCGGCCCGAACCCAGTGGAACCGCCGTAGTTCACGTCGGCCACGAGGAACCCCCGGCTGGTCCAGTACTGCACGGCAGGGCTGAACGTCGGCCGCGCGGCGGCCGTGGGGCCGCCGTGGATCACGACCAGCAACGGCGGCTTTGTGCCGGGCGGCGCGGTGACCGTCGGGTTGGTGGGCCGGTAGACCAGCGCATGTGCCACTCGGCCGCCGGCGGACGTGAAGTCCAACGGCTCTGCCGCCGAGATCCACTCCGGACCCACGATCGGCTCCGTGGGCGGGGCCAGTGCCTCCCACCCGACCACCGCACGGCCGTCGATGCGGAACCGGTAGGGCTCAGAGGTGGCGGTCGCGGTGCCGCCGACCACGACGACGGTGGTGTCGTCGCCGGCGTCGAGCACCGCGGCAGGATCAGTGATCGGCGTGTCGAGCACGACGGGCGGGTCTTCGGGTTGCGACGGGTCGATCACCGCCAGCGAACCCATGCCGTCGCGCACCAGCGTGGCCACCACCTGACCGTCGGCCAACGGTGCGATCCACCGCGTGCCGAACACCCAGCCCGGACCGCCCAGCTCCGCGTCGACCGGCGCGACGTGTTCGACGTCGGCCGCGCCACCGTGCGGCGGGATGCGGTTGAGGTTCGACCAGCCCGAGCGCTCCGACAAGAACCACAAGGTGCCGTCGCGCCCGAACTCGGGCGCCTGGGTGACCTCGCTGGCGCTTCCCGACAGCCACGCTGCCGTGCCGGCAGCATGCACCTCGCCAGCCGCCGGGTCGAACGGTGCGCGCCACAGCTCCGCGCCGTCCCACGGCATGTTCGGGTGCCGCCACTCGATCCATGCGAGCGTGGCGCCGTCGCGGCTCAGTCGGGGCGAGTGGTAGAAGTCGGCGCCGCTCACCAGCACCTGGACCGCGTCGGATTCCTCGACCGCCGACCCGTCGAGCGGTACCGCCACGATCTCGTTCACGGCTTCACCGTGACGTTCGACATCGGCCGGCTCATGCGACTCACGAACGCACACCAACCACCGCCGGTCCGGGCTCGGCTGAGGGTCGGCGTAGCGCCAGCCGTGCGCCGCGCTCGGCGCGGCGGTGAGCGGCTGAGGCTCGTCGCCCGGCTCTGCAGTGAGATACAGCCGTTGGTCGTCCCACCTCGCGAACACCACGCCGTCGCCGACCGGGGCCCACGCCGCGCCCCCGTACTCGTGGGCCCGAGTGCGGGCGTTCCAGCCGTCGGGCAGCACGTCGTCCACGCGACCCGAGGGCGCGCGCCGACGCAGTTGCGTGCGACCCCCTTCGGCCGGCCGGCTCTCGTCCCACCACACAACGGGGCCCGCAAGGCGGGCCGTCGCGACCCGGCCCGGCGCTTCCATCAGGCGGGCGGCAGTGAGGGGCGAGGGCCAGGCCCCATAGGGGACCTCGGCTCGTGCCGCGCCCATGACCGACCTCAGCCGGCCAACAGATCGGCGATGCGGTTGATGCCTTCGCCGAGGTCGTCGTCGCCGAGCGCGAACGACAGGCGCGCGTAGCCCGGCGCGCTGAACGCCTCACCCGGCACGAAGGCCACCTTGGCCTCTTCGAGCACGACCGCCGCCAAGTCGAGCGTCGTGAGGACCTTGCGCCCCGCCACTTCCGTGCCGAGGTACGCCTCGAACGAGGGGAAGCAGTAGAAGGCGCCTTGGGGGTCGAGCAGGTCGACGCCCGGGATGGCCCGCAGCAGTTCGGTCATCTTGCGGCCGCGGCGGTCGAACGCGGCACGCATGGTGGCCACATCGTCGAGCCCGCCCGACACCGCGGCCAACGCGGCGCGCTGCGACACGTTGGCCACGTTGGACGTGGCGTGCGACTGGAGGTTGGTGGCAGCTTTGGCGACGTCGGGCGGGGCGATCATCCAACCGACACGCCAGCCGGTCATGGCGTATGTCTTGGCCACACCGTTCAGCACGACGCACTGGTCGGCGATCTCGGGCACCAGCGTGGGCATCGACGAGAAGCCGTGGTCGCCGTACGTGAGGTGCTCGTAGATCTCGTCGGTGAGCACCCACACACCTTTGGCGGCCGCCCACTGACCGATCGCGCGCACTTCGTCGGGTGTGTACACGGCACCGGTGGGGTTCGACGGCGACACGAAGACCAGCGCCTTGGTCCGCTCGGTGTATGCCGCGTCGAGCTGCTCGACCGTGACCTTGAACCCGTCGGCCAACGTGGTGGGCAGCTCGACGACGGTGCCGCCGGCCAGGCGGATGGGCTCGGGATAGGTGGTCCAGTACGGCGCCGGGAGCAGCACTTCGTCGCCGTCGGCGATCAGCGTGAGCACCGTGTTGTAGATGGCGTGCTTGCCGCCGTTGGTGATCACGACCTGGTTCGACGCCACTTCGTAGCCCGAGTCGCGGCGGGTCTTGGCCACGATCGCTTCTTTGAGCTCTGGCAGCCCCCCCGCCGGTGAGTAGCGGTGGTTGGCGGGGTTGCGGCAGGCCTCGACAGCCGCCTCGACGATGTGCGCCGGCGTCGGGAAGTCCGGCTCGCCCGCCCCGAAACCGATCACGGACTCGCCGGCCGCCTTGAGCGCTTTCGCCTTCGCATCGACAGCGAGGGTGGCCGATTCGGCGATGGCGGCGACGCGGGGCGAGATGCGAGAAGCGGGCATGTGCGTTTCATTTCTCCAACGGGGGGACTGTCGGTCATAGTGGCAGACGATGACCGCTTCACCTGACTCGATTCCCGAGATCTCCATCCCCAGTGACCTGCGTCCCTCCGATGGGCGCTTCGGCTGCGGACCCTCCAAAGTGCGCCCCGAGGCGGTGGCCGAGCTGAGCCGGATCTCCGGCGAGTACCTCGGGACCAGCCACCGCCAGCCGACGGTCAAGTTCATGGTGGCTCGCCTGCGCAACGGGCTGTCCGAGCTGTTCGCCCTGCCCGACGGCTACGAAGTGCTGCTCGGCAACGGCGGCACCACGGTGTTCTGGGACGCGGCCACCTTCGGTCTCATCGACCGCAAGAGCCAGCACCTCTCGTTCGGCGAGTTCTCCTCGAAGTTCGCCAAGGCGGCCAAAGCGGCGCCGTTCCTCGACGACCCCGAAGTGATCGAGTCTGAGCCTGGCGACCACCCCACCGCGGTGGCCAACGCCGACGTCGACCTGTACGCGTTCACCCACAACGAGACCTCGACCGGTGTGGCCATGGACTTGCAGCGTCCCGCCGGTACGGCCGGCCAGGCGCTGGTCGCCGTCGACGCCACTTCCGGCGCGGCCGGCCTGCGGTTCGACCCCCGCGAGACCGACGTCTACTACTTCGCCCCGCAGAAGTGCCTGGCGTCCGACGGCGGTCTGTGGCTGGCGGTGTGCTCACCCGAGGCCGTCGCCCGCATCGAGCAGATCGGCGCCAGCGGCCGCTGGGTCCCCGAGTCGATCAGCCTCACCACCGCGCTCGACAACTCCCGCAAGGACCAGACGTACAACACGCCGGCGCTGGCCACCATCGCCCTCGCCGTCGAGCAGGTCGAGTGGATCAACCACAACGGCGGCCTGAACTGGTCGGCCGGCCGCTGCGACCAGTCGGCCGGGACCATGTACGGCTGGGCCGACGGCCACGAGTACGCCACGCCGTACGTCAAGGACCCGGCCAAGCGCAGCCACGTCGTGGCCACGATCGACATCGACGACCGGGTCGACGCCACCACCATCTCCAAGGTGCTGCGCCAGAACGGCATCGTCGACACCGAGGCGTACCGCAAGCTCGGCCGCAACCAGCTGCGCATCGCGATGTTCCCCGCCATCGAGCCCAGCGACATCGCCCAGCTCACCCGCTGCATCGACCACGTGATCGCCCAGCTGGTCTGAGCGATGCCCACCGCTGACGAGGCCCGCGCCCAGCTCACCGCGCCGGGCGCGATGTTCGAGATCACCACCGAGGTCATCGACGGCACCGAGCAGAAGATGTACGTGCAGCGGATGCACGCGTTGCGCGAAGTGGCCCAGATCGGCGCCGCGCGCGGCGACGCGACCGACTTCGTGGTCTACGGCGACCAGCGGTACGGGTTCGCCACGTTCGCGACGCTGGCCAACTCGGTGTCCAACACCCTGGCGGGCCGCTTCGGCGTCGCCAAGGGCGACCGGGTCGCGGTGCTGAGCGCCAACAACCCGGAGTGGTGCCTGGCGTTCTGGGGCACGGTCGACATCGGTGCGGTGCTGGTGGGCCTGAACGGCTGGTGGAAGACCGACGAGATCATCTTCGGGTTGCAAGACAGCGGATCGAAGGTGCTGGTGGCCGACGCTCGACGTTACGAGCGAATCGCGGACCAGCTCGCGGAGCTGCCCGACCTCGAAGCGGTCTTCCTGGCTGACGCCGACCCGTCGGATTTCCCGGCTCCGCCCAGCGGCGTCACGATCCAGCGCTTCGACGTGCTCACGGCCGACCCCACCCCCGCCTTCCCCACCGTGGCGATCGACGAAGGCGACATGGCGGTCATCTTCTACACGTCGGGCACCACCGGTCGACCCAAGGGCGCCATATCGACGCACCGGTCGATGATCGCCAACCTCCAGAACACGATGTTCCACAGCCTCCAGCAGGCCATGGCCGCGGGCTCCCCGCTGCTCGGCGACGCGGCCGACGGCGGCCAGACCGTCTCGCTGCTCACCTCTCCCCTGTTCCACGTGTCGGGCTGCCACTCGAACCTCGTGGTCGGCATGCTCGGTGGCGTGCGTCTCGTGATCCCCGAAGGCAAGTTCGAGCCGGCCAAGGCGCTCGACTTGATCCAGCGCGAGGGCGTGAAGGTGTGGGCCACGGTGCCCACCATGGTGTGGCGGGTGTGCGAGTTCCCCGACCGCCACGATTACGACACCAGTTCGGTGACGGGGGTGGCGTTCGGCGGCTCACCGTCGGCCGAAGAGCTGCAGCGCATGGTGCGCGAGACCTTCCCCAACGTCACGTCGACGTCGAACGCGTACGGCCTCACCGAGACCAGCTCGGTGGCCACCGTCATCGCCGGCCAGGACGCCCTCGACCGGCCGACTTCTGTCGGCAAGCCGGTTCCCGTGGTCGACCTGCGGATCGTCGACGACTCCGGCAACGACGTGCCGACGGGCGAGACCGGCGAGGTGTGGATCAAAGGCCCGATCGTGATGCCCGGCTACTGGAAGCGCCCGGACGCCACCGCCGAGACCATCACCGACGGGTGGCTCCACTCCGGCGACATCGGCTACCTCGACCCCGACGGCTACCTGTACATCACCGACCGCGCCAAAGACATGATCATCCGCGGCGGCGAGAACATCTACTGCGTCGAGATCGAGAACCGCCTGGTGCAACACCCGGGCATCCTCGACGCCGCCATCTTCGGCGTGCCGCACCCCGAGCTCGGCGAAGAGGTCAAGGCCACCGTGCAGGTGCCGCCCGGCAGCGAGCTGACCGAGGGCGACGTGAAGGCATGGGTGGCCGAGACCCTCGCCAACTTCAAGGTGCCCGCGTACGTCGACCTCACCCACGACCCGCTCCCGCGCAACGCGTCGGGGAAGCTGCTGAAGAACGTGCTGCGCGGCACCGGAGAAGTCTCGCTGTCCGAGACGATGTAGGTCTCGTCAGGGCGAAGGTGGTCTCGGCAGACTTGGGCGCATGGACCAGCGCATCAGCTTCATCTCCTTGGCGATCGACGACCTCGACCGCAGCCGGGCGTTCTACGTCGACGGGCTGGGTTGGCGGGCCGACCTCGACGTGCCCGGCGAGGTCGTGATGATCCAGGTCGGCGAACACCTCATGTTGTCGCTCTGGGACACGAGCCATTTCGAGGCGGAGCTCGGCGCGCCAGTGAACCGGGGCTCGGGTGTGGCGCCGCTCACCATCGCCCACAACGTCCCCACCACCGCGGCGGTCGACGAGGTGTTGGCCACCGCCGCGGCCGCCGGCGCCGAGATCGTGCAGCCCGGCCAGCAGCGTGACTGGGGTGGCTACACCGGCTACTTCGCGGATCCCGACGGCTACCGCTGGGAAGTCGCGTACAACCCGGATCCCATCGGCGAGATCGTCCTGCCCTGAGGCCCCGCAGCACCGGCGCGCGCGCCGCGCAGAGCGTGGGGCACCCGCCGAACGCAAGACGAGCGGCGGTGTGACCTGCGAACGCGACCATGGCGCCGGCGACGGCCCTGCTGCGGCCCGAAGCGGGGGACCACAGGCGCCGTCGCTACCATGACCCCGACACGCGAATCGACGGATCCGGGGGACCGAACGATGGTTGCAACAGCGGTCGAGGCGCGCGGTCGCGCCGCCAGGTCACGACCGGGACGCCGCCTCGAAGTGGCCATCTTGGGCGCTGGCTTCGGCGGCATCGGCGCGGCGATCCGCCTGCGCCAGACGGGCCTTGCCGACTTCACGGTCTACGAGAAGGCCGACGGGGTCGGCGGCACCTGGCGCGACAACACGTATCCGGGCGCCGCGTGCGACGTGCCGTCGCACTTCTACTCCTACTCGTTCGACACTCGCCACGACTGGCCACGCCGGTTCTCCGAGCAGCCCGTGATCCTCGACTACCTCGAAGGGTTGATCGACCACCACGAGCTCAAGCCGCACCTGCGCCTCAACACCGAGATCGCCGAGCTGCGCTTCGACGAGGCGGAGCAGCGCTGGCACCTGCGCAGCACCGACGGCGAGCACTTCACCGCCGACGTGGTGGTGTCGGGTCTCGGCCAGTTGAACCGCCCGCAGATCCCTGCGATCCCCGGCCTCGACACGTTCGAGGGCACCACGTTCCACTCGGCCCGCTGGGACCACGGCCACGATCTGTCGGGCGAGCGCGTCGCGGTGATCGGTATCGGCGCCAGCGCCATCCAGTTCGTGCCCCACGTCGTGGAGACCGCTGGCCACGTCACGCTGTTCCAGCGCTCGGCGAACTGGATCATCCCCAAGCGCGACCGGGTGTACAGCGCCTGGGCCAAGCAGCTGTTCAACCACGTCCCGTCGCTGGACCGCGCGTACCGGGCGTTCATCTGGGCGAACTTCGAGTCGCGGTGGTTCGCGATGCGCAAGAACTCGCGCCTCGGGAAGATGATGACGAAGATCTCGCTGCAACACCTGCAGGACCAGGTGGCCG
This region of Acidimicrobiales bacterium genomic DNA includes:
- the serA gene encoding phosphoglycerate dehydrogenase, whose translation is MARVLVTEKIADNGLQRLRDAGHEVDVQTGLSPEELLEVLPGAHALIIRSATKVTADALAAGRDLVVVGRAGIGLDNVDVEAATKQGVMVVNAPQSNILSAAEHTIALLLAQARNIPQAHAALVEGRWERSKWNGVELADKTLGVVGLGRIGRLVAQRAMAFGMNLIAYDPYVSEERARQLNIDLVDLDTLVTTADFLTLHVAKTPETLGLIGKELLAKAKQGLRVINVARGGIVDEAALAEAIKSGHIGGAALDVFVEEPTTESPLFGLPEVVVTPHLGASTVEAQDKAGDTIADMVQLALAGEFVPFAVNIAAAEASETVRPYLGLAELLGQMFSGLAGVPPMLEIEYQGQLADYDTRILTLAALKGLLGAVSDEPVSYVNAPQLAEERGTEVRDISTTTARDYVNLVTLRGGGHSVAGTLTGMKGEPRIVLLDDHALDLPPAKHMIVVRNDDQPGVIGTVGTILGDAGVNISDMHVGRSPDGASALMVVATGGAVSSEVLGALQAASGVETAVAINRD
- a CDS encoding prolyl oligopeptidase family serine peptidase, encoding MGAARAEVPYGAWPSPLTAARLMEAPGRVATARLAGPVVWWDESRPAEGGRTQLRRRAPSGRVDDVLPDGWNARTRAHEYGGAAWAPVGDGVVFARWDDQRLYLTAEPGDEPQPLTAAPSAAHGWRYADPQPSPDRRWLVCVRESHEPADVERHGEAVNEIVAVPLDGSAVEESDAVQVLVSGADFYHSPRLSRDGATLAWIEWRHPNMPWDGAELWRAPFDPAAGEVHAAGTAAWLSGSASEVTQAPEFGRDGTLWFLSERSGWSNLNRIPPHGGAADVEHVAPVDAELGGPGWVFGTRWIAPLADGQVVATLVRDGMGSLAVIDPSQPEDPPVVLDTPITDPAAVLDAGDDTTVVVVGGTATATSEPYRFRIDGRAVVGWEALAPPTEPIVGPEWISAAEPLDFTSAGGRVAHALVYRPTNPTVTAPPGTKPPLLVVIHGGPTAAARPTFSPAVQYWTSRGFLVADVNYGGSTGFGPAYRRSLNGQWGVIDVEDCVAVARHLVDAGEVDPDHLAIRGGSAGGYTTLAAHAFHDVFTAGASHYGVADMSALAADTHKFESRYLDTLVGPWPEARATYEERSPIHHTDGFTRPMAVFQGLDDQVVPPAQSEMIVAALAARGVPHVYLAFEGEQHGFRQAPNIIRALETELWFYGRVFGFEPADPIESPPEAVGLV
- a CDS encoding pyridoxal phosphate-dependent aminotransferase — its product is MPASRISPRVAAIAESATLAVDAKAKALKAAGESVIGFGAGEPDFPTPAHIVEAAVEACRNPANHRYSPAGGLPELKEAIVAKTRRDSGYEVASNQVVITNGGKHAIYNTVLTLIADGDEVLLPAPYWTTYPEPIRLAGGTVVELPTTLADGFKVTVEQLDAAYTERTKALVFVSPSNPTGAVYTPDEVRAIGQWAAAKGVWVLTDEIYEHLTYGDHGFSSMPTLVPEIADQCVVLNGVAKTYAMTGWRVGWMIAPPDVAKAATNLQSHATSNVANVSQRAALAAVSGGLDDVATMRAAFDRRGRKMTELLRAIPGVDLLDPQGAFYCFPSFEAYLGTEVAGRKVLTTLDLAAVVLEEAKVAFVPGEAFSAPGYARLSFALGDDDLGEGINRIADLLAG
- the serC gene encoding phosphoserine transaminase; protein product: MTASPDSIPEISIPSDLRPSDGRFGCGPSKVRPEAVAELSRISGEYLGTSHRQPTVKFMVARLRNGLSELFALPDGYEVLLGNGGTTVFWDAATFGLIDRKSQHLSFGEFSSKFAKAAKAAPFLDDPEVIESEPGDHPTAVANADVDLYAFTHNETSTGVAMDLQRPAGTAGQALVAVDATSGAAGLRFDPRETDVYYFAPQKCLASDGGLWLAVCSPEAVARIEQIGASGRWVPESISLTTALDNSRKDQTYNTPALATIALAVEQVEWINHNGGLNWSAGRCDQSAGTMYGWADGHEYATPYVKDPAKRSHVVATIDIDDRVDATTISKVLRQNGIVDTEAYRKLGRNQLRIAMFPAIEPSDIAQLTRCIDHVIAQLV
- a CDS encoding class I adenylate-forming enzyme family protein; this encodes MPTADEARAQLTAPGAMFEITTEVIDGTEQKMYVQRMHALREVAQIGAARGDATDFVVYGDQRYGFATFATLANSVSNTLAGRFGVAKGDRVAVLSANNPEWCLAFWGTVDIGAVLVGLNGWWKTDEIIFGLQDSGSKVLVADARRYERIADQLAELPDLEAVFLADADPSDFPAPPSGVTIQRFDVLTADPTPAFPTVAIDEGDMAVIFYTSGTTGRPKGAISTHRSMIANLQNTMFHSLQQAMAAGSPLLGDAADGGQTVSLLTSPLFHVSGCHSNLVVGMLGGVRLVIPEGKFEPAKALDLIQREGVKVWATVPTMVWRVCEFPDRHDYDTSSVTGVAFGGSPSAEELQRMVRETFPNVTSTSNAYGLTETSSVATVIAGQDALDRPTSVGKPVPVVDLRIVDDSGNDVPTGETGEVWIKGPIVMPGYWKRPDATAETITDGWLHSGDIGYLDPDGYLYITDRAKDMIIRGGENIYCVEIENRLVQHPGILDAAIFGVPHPELGEEVKATVQVPPGSELTEGDVKAWVAETLANFKVPAYVDLTHDPLPRNASGKLLKNVLRGTGEVSLSETM
- a CDS encoding VOC family protein, which gives rise to MDQRISFISLAIDDLDRSRAFYVDGLGWRADLDVPGEVVMIQVGEHLMLSLWDTSHFEAELGAPVNRGSGVAPLTIAHNVPTTAAVDEVLATAAAAGAEIVQPGQQRDWGGYTGYFADPDGYRWEVAYNPDPIGEIVLP
- a CDS encoding NAD(P)/FAD-dependent oxidoreductase; protein product: MVATAVEARGRAARSRPGRRLEVAILGAGFGGIGAAIRLRQTGLADFTVYEKADGVGGTWRDNTYPGAACDVPSHFYSYSFDTRHDWPRRFSEQPVILDYLEGLIDHHELKPHLRLNTEIAELRFDEAEQRWHLRSTDGEHFTADVVVSGLGQLNRPQIPAIPGLDTFEGTTFHSARWDHGHDLSGERVAVIGIGASAIQFVPHVVETAGHVTLFQRSANWIIPKRDRVYSAWAKQLFNHVPSLDRAYRAFIWANFESRWFAMRKNSRLGKMMTKISLQHLQDQVADPDKRRKLRPDYQPGCKRILISDDFFPAVDQPHVDLVTESVERIEPHAVVTADGERHVVDTIIFGTGFQTTGFLAPMDVIGRGGRSLHEDWRDGAEAYLGLAVTGFPNLFLLYGPNTNLGHNSIIFMLECQIRWILQQIEAIRDRDLGWIDVRPGVQNAFNRRIDHQLEGSVWTSGCHSWYKTESGRVTNNWPGPTIRYWQQTRRPDPAAFEYRARTKTPAVST